In Thermococcus profundus, the genomic stretch GCGGACAGCTCGGTCTCTTCCCGTACATCGGGCATGCCCGGCACTTCCACACCGGCCTTGGTGAGACCCTTATCCTCTCCGCTGGGATTTCCCTCTCCCATACCACCCGCATTTTTGCCACAGAAAAGAGTAGGGAGGGAAAGGTTAAAACGTTTCCTCAATCCATCAGCCTGCCGCCGTTGACGTCTACCACCTCTCCGGTAACGTGGTCGTTTTCGAGGAGGAAGATAACAGCGTGGGCTATGTCCTCTGGCTTCGCTATCTCACCGGTCAGAGAAAGCTTCCTGAGCTTCTCCTTTATCTCCGGGCTTATCAGCCCAGTATCGACCGGGCCGGGTGCAACAGCGTTGACGAGTATGTTCGGGGCGAGGTGCCTCGCGAGGTTGAAGGTGAGAGCTATCAGCCCGCCCTTCGAGGCCGCGTAGTGCGGCCCGACGGTTCCGCCGTCCTTGCCTGCTATAGAGGCTATGTTCACAATCTTGCCCTTCTTCATGTACCTGAGGACTTCCTGGGTAACTATGAAGGCCCCCTTAAGGTTGACCCCAAGGACTGCATCCCAGTCTTCATCGGTAACCTCCATCGGCGTTAGCGCCCTTCCGAGGATTCCAGCGTTGTTGACGAGGATGTCTATTCCCCCGAAGCGGTCAACGACTTTCTCCACCATGGCCTTTACTTCCTCCCGGCTCCTGACGTCGGCCTTCACAACCATTGCCTCTGCCCCAGCCTCCCTGCAGAGCCTCTCGGTCTCCCTTGCCCCACCCTCGTCGCGAGCGTAGTTTATGGCCACCTTCACCCCCTTCTTCGCAAGTGCCACCGCTATTGCCCTCCCAATCCCCCTAGAGGCCCCAGTAACTAGGGCAACTTTTCCGGCCAGCTCCATACCATCACCGCAGAAATTTCGGTGCTTTCTCCCAAAAACCTTTTTACTCCCAACAGCGTAACCAAAATCATGAGGGGCGTGCTTCCGCTGCTGCTTGCTCTACTGGTTGTCGCTTCCGGATGCCTCTCAGGAGGAGGTGAGAAGATGGAAAAGACCCTCGAGGTAGGCTCCGTCTTCCACGACGGGGAGTTCATACCGAAGGAGTACACCTGTGAGGGGGATGACATTAACCCGCCCATCTACATCGGAAAGCTTCCCCCGGAGACTAAATCACTCGTCCTCATCGTGGACGACCCCGACGCCCCGGGAGGAACGTTTACCCACTGGATAGCCTGGAACATACCCCCAACCGGTGAGATTCCCATGGGAGTGCCCAAAGAGAAAGCGATTAACGAGCCGATCCGTGCTACCCAGGGAAAGAACGACTTCGGGAAGATCGGCTACAACGGCCCCTGCCCGCCGAGGGGACACGGAGTTCACCACTACCACTTCAAGGTCTACGCATTAGACACCGAACTGCACCTGAAGGGCGGTTCCAGCAGGAGCGAACTGGAAAAGGCGATGGAAGGGCACGTGCTAGCGTGGGGGGAAGTCGTGGGGCTGTACGAGAGGAAGTGACTTCTCCTGTTTTCCCCTGCTCTTTTTAGACCGCGACCGGCTTCGTGCCAAAACAAATTCAATTATGATGTTTTTCTCACAATTTGGTGGTCTGTATACACGAGCTCT encodes the following:
- a CDS encoding SDR family NAD(P)-dependent oxidoreductase, coding for MELAGKVALVTGASRGIGRAIAVALAKKGVKVAINYARDEGGARETERLCREAGAEAMVVKADVRSREEVKAMVEKVVDRFGGIDILVNNAGILGRALTPMEVTDEDWDAVLGVNLKGAFIVTQEVLRYMKKGKIVNIASIAGKDGGTVGPHYAASKGGLIALTFNLARHLAPNILVNAVAPGPVDTGLISPEIKEKLRKLSLTGEIAKPEDIAHAVIFLLENDHVTGEVVDVNGGRLMD
- a CDS encoding YbhB/YbcL family Raf kinase inhibitor-like protein, whose amino-acid sequence is MRGVLPLLLALLVVASGCLSGGGEKMEKTLEVGSVFHDGEFIPKEYTCEGDDINPPIYIGKLPPETKSLVLIVDDPDAPGGTFTHWIAWNIPPTGEIPMGVPKEKAINEPIRATQGKNDFGKIGYNGPCPPRGHGVHHYHFKVYALDTELHLKGGSSRSELEKAMEGHVLAWGEVVGLYERK